In Poecile atricapillus isolate bPoeAtr1 chromosome 12, bPoeAtr1.hap1, whole genome shotgun sequence, one DNA window encodes the following:
- the RPGRIP1L gene encoding protein fantom isoform X1, with amino-acid sequence MPVSADETVGNLAVRDTVPTPAGIEGLQEISSAQNVKARQVVSRISREELEDRFLHLRDDHILLKQYANKQEEKIKRMTTKLIRLVNDKRKCDQAGCGPKRLGQALEMEEMIEHLRERVCELEKQNESLRNKLISTKQQLQIQGHRPCPYSSIQSRVNTGLKKESEAAGMPEQTKKGMRFQSLEGRSSDLVLPRYGQSLLEDSRAEIRNLETVIESQRKQIEELDRAREILGSQLRRKEKEIEESLLRLKEQGTASQRLNIQDNVEMIKVRKQLAEKSNALSAMEGKFLQLQENLKNLKTNHDALLAKGDELNVHLKEERLKCFHLQKELQSVTISNRRTEELQERINDLEKENELLKENYDKLHNSVFSLPHEQQWKSKEQQLKLQIAKLETAIKTDLADKNEILDKIKVERDQKEKLMQDNKDLQLRYLEQKQQVDDLKNQVKFLTKFQGSDVGVAELNENLLLIKDQKQQKNVDLLFLEKVEDDIHKDTEYSMQELQLAHAETVQELEKTRNLLLVQHKISKDYQTEVETMTRKMESLQKDYELKLEQYTHLLDIKAARIRKLEAQLRDVVYDTKPLKSRPEVLPSDPVDGFVETVNLERGENLFEIHISKVIFSSEAMHAFGDLEPATFCTYAFYDFELQITPVVYGNAPSYDFTSQFLVQSDDSFFHYIQENNITFEVHRAYGIDYETIASCQLKFQEILENDGKIYNTANLVGKTGHIQNYGTVEYWIRLQVPMDQAIIPYKQRSKALGYITPSFREHEQPSKTPTLKMKQRAAQAHKRVSFLDLSTIQMSHVVQEAKQVSGDKAKEMAEEIQQEKELSHLSEEQLADQTLITSRDETEIIEELQPEDQDNQDDAVESIKTDSDDCIISSPVSTNIKQLSQSVHGNYLEVEKIWIKITSLCLTESRITADETIQQLFVECRLNNFLAEETPLSLPKPTGGQRIHYNYSTVINVDKEDNHAEREYLKSILLKPDLPADSLKFTVVSDPPEDEQDLECEDIGIAYVSLKEIFQKQRDIIEQDIDVFDSQDASAVIGKLTVTVEALNALRSVNEECRNY; translated from the exons ATGCCTGTTTCAGCTGATGAAACTGTGGGGAACCTAGCTGTGAGAGATACAGTCCCAACTCCAGCTGGAATTGAAGGATTACAAG AAATATCATCTGCACAGAATGTAAAAGCTCGACAGGTCGTATCACGAATCAGTCGAGAGGAGCTGGAAGACAGATTTCTTCATCTACGTGATGACCATATCCTACTCAAACAGTATGCAAATAAACAAGAGGAGAAAATTAAAAG AATGACCACCAAGTTAATACGGCTTGTTaatgacaaaagaaaatgtgacCAGGCTGGCTGTGGACCCAAGCGGCTGGGTCAGGCTCTGGAGATGGAAGAAATGATTGAGCATTTGCGAGAAAGAGTTTGTGAGCttgagaaacaaaatgagaGCCTCCGCAACAAACTCATTTCAACTAAACAGCAGCTCCAGATTCAAGGCCATAGACCTTGTCCGTACAGCTCCATTCAGTCTCGTGTGAACACTGGTCTCAAAAAAGAGAGTGAGGCTGCTGGCATGCCAGAGCAGACCAAGAAGG GAATGAGATTTCAGAGTTTAGAAGGGAGATCGTCTGACCTTGTGCTCCCCAGATATGGACAGAGTCTGCTCGAGGATTCAAGGGCTGAGATAAGAAATTT GGAGACTGTCATTGAGTCCCAAAGGAAACAAATTGAGGAACTAGACCGTGCCAGAGAGATTCTTGGGAGTCAGctcagaaggaaagaaaaggagattgAAGAATCCCTCCTACGGCTGAAGGAGCAGGGTACGGCAAGCCAAAG GCTAAACATTCAGGACAATGTGGAAATGATCAAGGTCCGTAAACAGCTGGCTGAGAAAAGCAATGCCCTTTCAGCAATGGAAGGAAAATTTCTCCAGCTTCAAGAG AATTTAAAGAACTTGAAGACCAACCATGATGCTTTATTAGCAAAAGGTGACGAACTGAATGTTCACCTTAAAGAGGAGCGATTAAAATGCTTTCATCTTCAAAAAGAATTGCAGTCAGTAACTATTTCAAACAGAAGGACAGAAGAG TTACAGGAAAGAATAAATGATCTAGAAAAAGAGAATGAGCTCTTGAAGGAAAACTATGATAAGCTGCATAACAG TGTCTTCAGTCTGCCCCATGAACAGCAATGGAAATCAAAGGAACAGCAACTGAAACTGCAAATTGCTAAACTGGAGACAGCTATCAAAACTGATTTAGCAGACAAAAATGAAATCCTTGACAAGATCAAAGTAGAAAGAG ACCAAAAGGAAAAGCTTATGCAAGACAACAAAGACCTGCAGTTACGCTACCTGGAACAAAAGCAGCAAGTAGATGATCTGAAAAATCAAGTGAAGTTTTTGACCAAG TTTCAGGGAAGTGATGTTGGTGTGGCAGAACTCAATGAAAACCTATTGCTTATAAAG GACCAAAAGCAACAGAAGAATGTGGACCTTCTGTTCTTGGAAAAAGTGGAAGATGATATCCATAAAGATACAGAGTACTccatgcaggagctgcagttaGCACATGCGGAAACAGTGCAAGAACTTGAAAAGACAAGGAATTTGTTACTTGTGCAGCACAAAATTAGCAAAGATTACCAG aCTGAGGTAGAAACAATgacaagaaagatggaaagtCTACAGAAAGACTATGAGTTAAAACTGGAACAGTATACCCATCTTCTTGATATTAAAGCTGCACGTATCAGAAAACTAGAAG CCCAACTAAGAGACGTTGTCTATGATACAAAACCACTTAAGTCCAGACCAGAAGTATTGCCAAGTGATCCAGTGGATGGATTTGTTGAAACTGTTAATTTAGAAAGAGGAGAGAACCTTTTTGAAATTCATATCAGCAAAGTGATCTTCTCTTCTGAAGCTATGCACGCTTTTGGTGACTTGGAGCCTGCAACCTTTTGTACTTATGCATTCTACGACTTTGAACTTCAGATAACCCCAGTAGTTTATGGGAACGCCCCATCATATGACTTCACTTCTCAGTTTCTTGTGCAGTCTGATGACAGCTTCTTCCACTATATACAGGAAAACAACATCACATTTGAGGTTCATCGTGCGTATGGCATAGATTATGAAACAATTGCTTCTTGTCAACTTAAGTTCCAGGAAATTTTGGAAAACGATGGCAAGATCTACAACACAGCAAATTTAGTTG GGAAAACAGGACACATTCAAAATTATGGTACCGTAGAATACTGGATCAGGTTGCAGGTTCCTATGGACCAGGCAATTATTCCCTACAAACAGAGGTCAAAGGCTCTGGGATATATAACGCCCAGTTTTAGAGAGCATGAACAACCATCCAAG ACACCAACACTCAAAATGAAGCAGCGTGCAGCTCAAGCACACAAGAGAGTCTCTTTTCTGGATCTTAGTACAATACAGATGTCA CATGTGGTACAGGAGGCTAAACAGGTGTCAGGTGACAAAGCGAAGGAGATGGCTGAAGAAattcagcaggaaaaagaacTCTCTCATCTGTCAGAGGAGCAGTTGGCTGACCAAACATTGATTACTTCTAGagatgaaacagaaataattgaAGAATTGCAACCAGAAG aTCAAGATAATCAAGATGATGCTGTTGAATCAATAAAAACTGACAGTGATGACTGTATCATTTCAAGTCCAGTATCCACAAATATTAAACAGCTGAGTCAGAGTGTACATGGCAATTATTTG gaAGTTGAAAAAATCTGGATTAAAATTACATCACTCTGTCTTACTGAGTCACGAATTACAGCAGATGAAACAATACAGCAGCTGTTTGTAGAATGCAGATTAAACAATTTCCTTGCAGAGGAGACCCCACTGTCTCTTCCAAAACCAACAGGTGGTCAGAGGATTCACTATAACTATAGCACTG TGATAAATGTTGATAAGGAAGATAATCATGCAGAAAGAGAGTATCTCAAGTCAATTCTTCTAAAGCCAGATCTACCTGCTGACAG cCTAAAATTTACAGTGGTCAGTGACCCCCCAGAAGATGAACAGGATCTTGAATGTGAGGATATTGGGATTGCTTATGTCAGTTTAAAAGAGATATTTCAGAAGCAAAGAGATATCATTGAGCAAGATATTGATG
- the RPGRIP1L gene encoding protein fantom isoform X2, whose protein sequence is MPVSADETVGNLAVRDTVPTPAGIEGLQEISSAQNVKARQVVSRISREELEDRFLHLRDDHILLKQYANKQEEKIKRMTTKLIRLVNDKRKCDQAGCGPKRLGQALEMEEMIEHLRERVCELEKQNESLRNKLISTKQQLQIQGHRPCPYSSIQSRVNTGLKKESEAAGMPEQTKKGMRFQSLEGRSSDLVLPRYGQSLLEDSRAEIRNLETVIESQRKQIEELDRAREILGSQLRRKEKEIEESLLRLKEQGTASQRLNIQDNVEMIKVRKQLAEKSNALSAMEGKFLQLQENLKNLKTNHDALLAKGDELNVHLKEERLKCFHLQKELQSVTISNRRTEELQERINDLEKENELLKENYDKLHNSVFSLPHEQQWKSKEQQLKLQIAKLETAIKTDLADKNEILDKIKVERDQKEKLMQDNKDLQLRYLEQKQQVDDLKNQVKFLTKGSDVGVAELNENLLLIKDQKQQKNVDLLFLEKVEDDIHKDTEYSMQELQLAHAETVQELEKTRNLLLVQHKISKDYQTEVETMTRKMESLQKDYELKLEQYTHLLDIKAARIRKLEAQLRDVVYDTKPLKSRPEVLPSDPVDGFVETVNLERGENLFEIHISKVIFSSEAMHAFGDLEPATFCTYAFYDFELQITPVVYGNAPSYDFTSQFLVQSDDSFFHYIQENNITFEVHRAYGIDYETIASCQLKFQEILENDGKIYNTANLVGKTGHIQNYGTVEYWIRLQVPMDQAIIPYKQRSKALGYITPSFREHEQPSKTPTLKMKQRAAQAHKRVSFLDLSTIQMSHVVQEAKQVSGDKAKEMAEEIQQEKELSHLSEEQLADQTLITSRDETEIIEELQPEDQDNQDDAVESIKTDSDDCIISSPVSTNIKQLSQSVHGNYLEVEKIWIKITSLCLTESRITADETIQQLFVECRLNNFLAEETPLSLPKPTGGQRIHYNYSTVINVDKEDNHAEREYLKSILLKPDLPADSLKFTVVSDPPEDEQDLECEDIGIAYVSLKEIFQKQRDIIEQDIDVFDSQDASAVIGKLTVTVEALNALRSVNEECRNY, encoded by the exons ATGCCTGTTTCAGCTGATGAAACTGTGGGGAACCTAGCTGTGAGAGATACAGTCCCAACTCCAGCTGGAATTGAAGGATTACAAG AAATATCATCTGCACAGAATGTAAAAGCTCGACAGGTCGTATCACGAATCAGTCGAGAGGAGCTGGAAGACAGATTTCTTCATCTACGTGATGACCATATCCTACTCAAACAGTATGCAAATAAACAAGAGGAGAAAATTAAAAG AATGACCACCAAGTTAATACGGCTTGTTaatgacaaaagaaaatgtgacCAGGCTGGCTGTGGACCCAAGCGGCTGGGTCAGGCTCTGGAGATGGAAGAAATGATTGAGCATTTGCGAGAAAGAGTTTGTGAGCttgagaaacaaaatgagaGCCTCCGCAACAAACTCATTTCAACTAAACAGCAGCTCCAGATTCAAGGCCATAGACCTTGTCCGTACAGCTCCATTCAGTCTCGTGTGAACACTGGTCTCAAAAAAGAGAGTGAGGCTGCTGGCATGCCAGAGCAGACCAAGAAGG GAATGAGATTTCAGAGTTTAGAAGGGAGATCGTCTGACCTTGTGCTCCCCAGATATGGACAGAGTCTGCTCGAGGATTCAAGGGCTGAGATAAGAAATTT GGAGACTGTCATTGAGTCCCAAAGGAAACAAATTGAGGAACTAGACCGTGCCAGAGAGATTCTTGGGAGTCAGctcagaaggaaagaaaaggagattgAAGAATCCCTCCTACGGCTGAAGGAGCAGGGTACGGCAAGCCAAAG GCTAAACATTCAGGACAATGTGGAAATGATCAAGGTCCGTAAACAGCTGGCTGAGAAAAGCAATGCCCTTTCAGCAATGGAAGGAAAATTTCTCCAGCTTCAAGAG AATTTAAAGAACTTGAAGACCAACCATGATGCTTTATTAGCAAAAGGTGACGAACTGAATGTTCACCTTAAAGAGGAGCGATTAAAATGCTTTCATCTTCAAAAAGAATTGCAGTCAGTAACTATTTCAAACAGAAGGACAGAAGAG TTACAGGAAAGAATAAATGATCTAGAAAAAGAGAATGAGCTCTTGAAGGAAAACTATGATAAGCTGCATAACAG TGTCTTCAGTCTGCCCCATGAACAGCAATGGAAATCAAAGGAACAGCAACTGAAACTGCAAATTGCTAAACTGGAGACAGCTATCAAAACTGATTTAGCAGACAAAAATGAAATCCTTGACAAGATCAAAGTAGAAAGAG ACCAAAAGGAAAAGCTTATGCAAGACAACAAAGACCTGCAGTTACGCTACCTGGAACAAAAGCAGCAAGTAGATGATCTGAAAAATCAAGTGAAGTTTTTGACCAAG GGAAGTGATGTTGGTGTGGCAGAACTCAATGAAAACCTATTGCTTATAAAG GACCAAAAGCAACAGAAGAATGTGGACCTTCTGTTCTTGGAAAAAGTGGAAGATGATATCCATAAAGATACAGAGTACTccatgcaggagctgcagttaGCACATGCGGAAACAGTGCAAGAACTTGAAAAGACAAGGAATTTGTTACTTGTGCAGCACAAAATTAGCAAAGATTACCAG aCTGAGGTAGAAACAATgacaagaaagatggaaagtCTACAGAAAGACTATGAGTTAAAACTGGAACAGTATACCCATCTTCTTGATATTAAAGCTGCACGTATCAGAAAACTAGAAG CCCAACTAAGAGACGTTGTCTATGATACAAAACCACTTAAGTCCAGACCAGAAGTATTGCCAAGTGATCCAGTGGATGGATTTGTTGAAACTGTTAATTTAGAAAGAGGAGAGAACCTTTTTGAAATTCATATCAGCAAAGTGATCTTCTCTTCTGAAGCTATGCACGCTTTTGGTGACTTGGAGCCTGCAACCTTTTGTACTTATGCATTCTACGACTTTGAACTTCAGATAACCCCAGTAGTTTATGGGAACGCCCCATCATATGACTTCACTTCTCAGTTTCTTGTGCAGTCTGATGACAGCTTCTTCCACTATATACAGGAAAACAACATCACATTTGAGGTTCATCGTGCGTATGGCATAGATTATGAAACAATTGCTTCTTGTCAACTTAAGTTCCAGGAAATTTTGGAAAACGATGGCAAGATCTACAACACAGCAAATTTAGTTG GGAAAACAGGACACATTCAAAATTATGGTACCGTAGAATACTGGATCAGGTTGCAGGTTCCTATGGACCAGGCAATTATTCCCTACAAACAGAGGTCAAAGGCTCTGGGATATATAACGCCCAGTTTTAGAGAGCATGAACAACCATCCAAG ACACCAACACTCAAAATGAAGCAGCGTGCAGCTCAAGCACACAAGAGAGTCTCTTTTCTGGATCTTAGTACAATACAGATGTCA CATGTGGTACAGGAGGCTAAACAGGTGTCAGGTGACAAAGCGAAGGAGATGGCTGAAGAAattcagcaggaaaaagaacTCTCTCATCTGTCAGAGGAGCAGTTGGCTGACCAAACATTGATTACTTCTAGagatgaaacagaaataattgaAGAATTGCAACCAGAAG aTCAAGATAATCAAGATGATGCTGTTGAATCAATAAAAACTGACAGTGATGACTGTATCATTTCAAGTCCAGTATCCACAAATATTAAACAGCTGAGTCAGAGTGTACATGGCAATTATTTG gaAGTTGAAAAAATCTGGATTAAAATTACATCACTCTGTCTTACTGAGTCACGAATTACAGCAGATGAAACAATACAGCAGCTGTTTGTAGAATGCAGATTAAACAATTTCCTTGCAGAGGAGACCCCACTGTCTCTTCCAAAACCAACAGGTGGTCAGAGGATTCACTATAACTATAGCACTG TGATAAATGTTGATAAGGAAGATAATCATGCAGAAAGAGAGTATCTCAAGTCAATTCTTCTAAAGCCAGATCTACCTGCTGACAG cCTAAAATTTACAGTGGTCAGTGACCCCCCAGAAGATGAACAGGATCTTGAATGTGAGGATATTGGGATTGCTTATGTCAGTTTAAAAGAGATATTTCAGAAGCAAAGAGATATCATTGAGCAAGATATTGATG
- the RPGRIP1L gene encoding protein fantom isoform X3, which yields MPVSADETVGNLAVRDTVPTPAGIEGLQEISSAQNVKARQVVSRISREELEDRFLHLRDDHILLKQYANKQEEKIKRMTTKLIRLVNDKRKCDQAGCGPKRLGQALEMEEMIEHLRERVCELEKQNESLRNKLISTKQQLQIQGHRPCPYSSIQSRVNTGLKKESEAAGMPEQTKKGMRFQSLEGRSSDLVLPRYGQSLLEDSRAEIRNLETVIESQRKQIEELDRAREILGSQLRRKEKEIEESLLRLKEQGTASQRLNIQDNVEMIKVRKQLAEKSNALSAMEGKFLQLQENLKNLKTNHDALLAKGDELNVHLKEERLKCFHLQKELQSVTISNRRTEELQERINDLEKENELLKENYDKLHNSVFSLPHEQQWKSKEQQLKLQIAKLETAIKTDLADKNEILDKIKVERDQKEKLMQDNKDLQLRYLEQKQQVDDLKNQVKFLTKFQGSDVGVAELNENLLLIKDQKQQKNVDLLFLEKVEDDIHKDTEYSMQELQLAHAETVQELEKTRNLLLVQHKISKDYQTEVETMTRKMESLQKDYELKLEQYTHLLDIKAARIRKLEAQLRDVVYDTKPLKSRPEVLPSDPVDGFVETVNLERGENLFEIHISKVIFSSEAMHAFGDLEPATFCTYAFYDFELQITPVVYGNAPSYDFTSQFLVQSDDSFFHYIQENNITFEVHRAYGIDYETIASCQLKFQEILENDGKIYNTANLVGKTGHIQNYGTVEYWIRLQVPMDQAIIPYKQRSKALGYITPSFREHEQPSKTPTLKMKQRAAQAHKRVSFLDLSTIQMSHVVQEAKQVSGDKAKEMAEEIQQEKELSHLSEEQLADQTLITSRDETEIIEELQPEDQDNQDDAVESIKTDSDDCIISSPVSTNIKQLSQSVHGNYLEVEKIWIKITSLCLTESRITADETIQQLFVECRLNNFLAEETPLSLPKPTGGQRIHYNYSTGENQIIASFINLFALQ from the exons ATGCCTGTTTCAGCTGATGAAACTGTGGGGAACCTAGCTGTGAGAGATACAGTCCCAACTCCAGCTGGAATTGAAGGATTACAAG AAATATCATCTGCACAGAATGTAAAAGCTCGACAGGTCGTATCACGAATCAGTCGAGAGGAGCTGGAAGACAGATTTCTTCATCTACGTGATGACCATATCCTACTCAAACAGTATGCAAATAAACAAGAGGAGAAAATTAAAAG AATGACCACCAAGTTAATACGGCTTGTTaatgacaaaagaaaatgtgacCAGGCTGGCTGTGGACCCAAGCGGCTGGGTCAGGCTCTGGAGATGGAAGAAATGATTGAGCATTTGCGAGAAAGAGTTTGTGAGCttgagaaacaaaatgagaGCCTCCGCAACAAACTCATTTCAACTAAACAGCAGCTCCAGATTCAAGGCCATAGACCTTGTCCGTACAGCTCCATTCAGTCTCGTGTGAACACTGGTCTCAAAAAAGAGAGTGAGGCTGCTGGCATGCCAGAGCAGACCAAGAAGG GAATGAGATTTCAGAGTTTAGAAGGGAGATCGTCTGACCTTGTGCTCCCCAGATATGGACAGAGTCTGCTCGAGGATTCAAGGGCTGAGATAAGAAATTT GGAGACTGTCATTGAGTCCCAAAGGAAACAAATTGAGGAACTAGACCGTGCCAGAGAGATTCTTGGGAGTCAGctcagaaggaaagaaaaggagattgAAGAATCCCTCCTACGGCTGAAGGAGCAGGGTACGGCAAGCCAAAG GCTAAACATTCAGGACAATGTGGAAATGATCAAGGTCCGTAAACAGCTGGCTGAGAAAAGCAATGCCCTTTCAGCAATGGAAGGAAAATTTCTCCAGCTTCAAGAG AATTTAAAGAACTTGAAGACCAACCATGATGCTTTATTAGCAAAAGGTGACGAACTGAATGTTCACCTTAAAGAGGAGCGATTAAAATGCTTTCATCTTCAAAAAGAATTGCAGTCAGTAACTATTTCAAACAGAAGGACAGAAGAG TTACAGGAAAGAATAAATGATCTAGAAAAAGAGAATGAGCTCTTGAAGGAAAACTATGATAAGCTGCATAACAG TGTCTTCAGTCTGCCCCATGAACAGCAATGGAAATCAAAGGAACAGCAACTGAAACTGCAAATTGCTAAACTGGAGACAGCTATCAAAACTGATTTAGCAGACAAAAATGAAATCCTTGACAAGATCAAAGTAGAAAGAG ACCAAAAGGAAAAGCTTATGCAAGACAACAAAGACCTGCAGTTACGCTACCTGGAACAAAAGCAGCAAGTAGATGATCTGAAAAATCAAGTGAAGTTTTTGACCAAG TTTCAGGGAAGTGATGTTGGTGTGGCAGAACTCAATGAAAACCTATTGCTTATAAAG GACCAAAAGCAACAGAAGAATGTGGACCTTCTGTTCTTGGAAAAAGTGGAAGATGATATCCATAAAGATACAGAGTACTccatgcaggagctgcagttaGCACATGCGGAAACAGTGCAAGAACTTGAAAAGACAAGGAATTTGTTACTTGTGCAGCACAAAATTAGCAAAGATTACCAG aCTGAGGTAGAAACAATgacaagaaagatggaaagtCTACAGAAAGACTATGAGTTAAAACTGGAACAGTATACCCATCTTCTTGATATTAAAGCTGCACGTATCAGAAAACTAGAAG CCCAACTAAGAGACGTTGTCTATGATACAAAACCACTTAAGTCCAGACCAGAAGTATTGCCAAGTGATCCAGTGGATGGATTTGTTGAAACTGTTAATTTAGAAAGAGGAGAGAACCTTTTTGAAATTCATATCAGCAAAGTGATCTTCTCTTCTGAAGCTATGCACGCTTTTGGTGACTTGGAGCCTGCAACCTTTTGTACTTATGCATTCTACGACTTTGAACTTCAGATAACCCCAGTAGTTTATGGGAACGCCCCATCATATGACTTCACTTCTCAGTTTCTTGTGCAGTCTGATGACAGCTTCTTCCACTATATACAGGAAAACAACATCACATTTGAGGTTCATCGTGCGTATGGCATAGATTATGAAACAATTGCTTCTTGTCAACTTAAGTTCCAGGAAATTTTGGAAAACGATGGCAAGATCTACAACACAGCAAATTTAGTTG GGAAAACAGGACACATTCAAAATTATGGTACCGTAGAATACTGGATCAGGTTGCAGGTTCCTATGGACCAGGCAATTATTCCCTACAAACAGAGGTCAAAGGCTCTGGGATATATAACGCCCAGTTTTAGAGAGCATGAACAACCATCCAAG ACACCAACACTCAAAATGAAGCAGCGTGCAGCTCAAGCACACAAGAGAGTCTCTTTTCTGGATCTTAGTACAATACAGATGTCA CATGTGGTACAGGAGGCTAAACAGGTGTCAGGTGACAAAGCGAAGGAGATGGCTGAAGAAattcagcaggaaaaagaacTCTCTCATCTGTCAGAGGAGCAGTTGGCTGACCAAACATTGATTACTTCTAGagatgaaacagaaataattgaAGAATTGCAACCAGAAG aTCAAGATAATCAAGATGATGCTGTTGAATCAATAAAAACTGACAGTGATGACTGTATCATTTCAAGTCCAGTATCCACAAATATTAAACAGCTGAGTCAGAGTGTACATGGCAATTATTTG gaAGTTGAAAAAATCTGGATTAAAATTACATCACTCTGTCTTACTGAGTCACGAATTACAGCAGATGAAACAATACAGCAGCTGTTTGTAGAATGCAGATTAAACAATTTCCTTGCAGAGGAGACCCCACTGTCTCTTCCAAAACCAACAGGTGGTCAGAGGATTCACTATAACTATAGCACTG GTGAAAACCAAATTATAGccagttttattaatttatttgctttgcAGTGA
- the RPGRIP1L gene encoding protein fantom isoform X4, whose product MPVSADETVGNLAVRDTVPTPAGIEGLQEISSAQNVKARQVVSRISREELEDRFLHLRDDHILLKQYANKQEEKIKRMTTKLIRLVNDKRKCDQAGCGPKRLGQALEMEEMIEHLRERVCELEKQNESLRNKLISTKQQLQIQGHRPCPYSSIQSRVNTGLKKESEAAGMPEQTKKGMRFQSLEGRSSDLVLPRYGQSLLEDSRAEIRNLETVIESQRKQIEELDRAREILGSQLRRKEKEIEESLLRLKEQGTASQRLNIQDNVEMIKVRKQLAEKSNALSAMEGKFLQLQERV is encoded by the exons ATGCCTGTTTCAGCTGATGAAACTGTGGGGAACCTAGCTGTGAGAGATACAGTCCCAACTCCAGCTGGAATTGAAGGATTACAAG AAATATCATCTGCACAGAATGTAAAAGCTCGACAGGTCGTATCACGAATCAGTCGAGAGGAGCTGGAAGACAGATTTCTTCATCTACGTGATGACCATATCCTACTCAAACAGTATGCAAATAAACAAGAGGAGAAAATTAAAAG AATGACCACCAAGTTAATACGGCTTGTTaatgacaaaagaaaatgtgacCAGGCTGGCTGTGGACCCAAGCGGCTGGGTCAGGCTCTGGAGATGGAAGAAATGATTGAGCATTTGCGAGAAAGAGTTTGTGAGCttgagaaacaaaatgagaGCCTCCGCAACAAACTCATTTCAACTAAACAGCAGCTCCAGATTCAAGGCCATAGACCTTGTCCGTACAGCTCCATTCAGTCTCGTGTGAACACTGGTCTCAAAAAAGAGAGTGAGGCTGCTGGCATGCCAGAGCAGACCAAGAAGG GAATGAGATTTCAGAGTTTAGAAGGGAGATCGTCTGACCTTGTGCTCCCCAGATATGGACAGAGTCTGCTCGAGGATTCAAGGGCTGAGATAAGAAATTT GGAGACTGTCATTGAGTCCCAAAGGAAACAAATTGAGGAACTAGACCGTGCCAGAGAGATTCTTGGGAGTCAGctcagaaggaaagaaaaggagattgAAGAATCCCTCCTACGGCTGAAGGAGCAGGGTACGGCAAGCCAAAG GCTAAACATTCAGGACAATGTGGAAATGATCAAGGTCCGTAAACAGCTGGCTGAGAAAAGCAATGCCCTTTCAGCAATGGAAGGAAAATTTCTCCAGCTTCAAGAG agggtCTAG